From BD1-7 clade bacterium, a single genomic window includes:
- the epsD gene encoding Type II secretion system protein D encodes MKTMLKFGAQFGVLFLAVLLPAATMAAEKSIHMHVSEGQLLTLDRDAATVMIADPEVANFQLPAPKKLFLFGKAAGTTNVFVLNITGDTIFSGVISVRESEVRLQKILDTAFPGSGVKVTSTENNVVLTGSVYSPRKAADMVGFVESHMTNPESLINQLEVTMPTQVNIRLRFVEMNKRASSRLGVTWGNLVLEESGSNLLRVSVDPFKWIANDPGFDDFGLLKTGAQIDALAVEGLATVLAEPNLTATTGEPASFLAGGEFPMPISNGLNAYTVEYKQFGILLNIVPTILDDGRIHLEVTPEVSMLDYQTQINIGAVVLPSLRTRRVDTTVELASGQSFVLGGLLQSSDATETSKLPFLGDIPVLGALFRSTSFQRDESELVVIATAYLVEPGRESDYQTPLDHYQPATDLERLLFGKMRGDSDAHVPSHPARALRLRGDNGFYY; translated from the coding sequence ATGAAAACAATGCTGAAATTCGGTGCACAGTTCGGAGTGTTGTTTCTAGCAGTGCTATTACCTGCCGCGACGATGGCTGCTGAGAAATCAATCCATATGCATGTGAGTGAAGGCCAGTTGCTAACACTTGATCGTGATGCGGCAACTGTGATGATTGCTGACCCTGAGGTTGCTAACTTTCAACTGCCAGCGCCAAAAAAACTGTTTTTATTTGGTAAGGCAGCCGGCACGACTAACGTTTTTGTGCTGAATATTACCGGCGATACGATTTTTTCTGGTGTGATCAGCGTGCGTGAAAGTGAAGTGCGTCTACAAAAAATTCTCGATACGGCATTCCCCGGCAGTGGCGTTAAAGTGACGTCGACCGAAAACAATGTCGTGCTCACCGGCTCGGTGTACTCACCACGAAAAGCTGCTGACATGGTGGGCTTTGTTGAATCACACATGACGAACCCTGAAAGCCTAATCAATCAGTTGGAAGTCACCATGCCAACGCAAGTGAACATTCGGTTGCGGTTTGTGGAGATGAACAAACGTGCCAGTTCCCGATTGGGCGTGACCTGGGGCAACCTGGTATTGGAAGAATCCGGCAGTAATTTACTGCGTGTCAGTGTTGATCCATTTAAATGGATCGCCAATGACCCAGGCTTCGATGATTTTGGGTTGTTGAAAACCGGTGCGCAGATTGATGCACTGGCAGTCGAAGGCCTTGCGACTGTGTTAGCCGAGCCTAATTTGACGGCAACAACCGGTGAACCTGCGAGCTTTCTTGCCGGTGGTGAATTCCCGATGCCGATTAGTAATGGCCTGAATGCCTATACGGTGGAATACAAACAGTTCGGTATTTTACTAAACATCGTACCAACGATTCTCGACGATGGTCGCATTCACTTAGAAGTCACCCCTGAAGTGTCCATGTTGGATTACCAAACCCAAATCAACATCGGTGCGGTTGTTTTACCTTCATTGCGCACGCGTCGGGTCGATACCACCGTTGAACTCGCCTCTGGCCAATCGTTTGTGTTAGGTGGATTGTTGCAATCCAGCGATGCAACTGAAACTTCGAAATTACCGTTTCTTGGCGATATCCCGGTATTGGGTGCATTGTTTCGATCAACCAGCTTTCAACGTGATGAAAGCGAGTTAGTGGTGATTGCCACTGCCTATTTAGTGGAGCCCGGCCGGGAATCTGATTATCAGACGCCATTGGATCACTACCAACCGGCAACGGATCTTGAGCGTTTGTTATTTGGCAAGATGCGTGGTGATTCTGATGCCCACGTTCCTTCTCATCCGGCTCGCGCATTGCGCCTACGCGGCGACAACGGGTTTTATTACTGA